agatgaaatataaagcaatttacttaagaaaagctataaaaaattattctacaaattaaaattaaaattatttttattttcttgacaaaGCAGGAAGtactgcagctccgcagctcttatgggcgAGCCGCCCCTGGTTATAACTATTTGCTCTTGAAACAACAGACACAACATTTGTGTTTCAACATTCTATCAAATTCATTGTTTCATCTTGTAGCTCATAGATTGTTTGTaaaccgatgatgatgatgatgaaactcaaatacaaacataaatgacaactACTTTTCAAATGGGCACTCTTCTTATAAGatcattaaaaacaaatttatcagTTTGTTAAGCGATGTCAATTTTAAACCTTACGTTATTGGATAATCTCCAAGACTTGTTACGTAGATACTCGAGACGTTAATGTTTGGAATAACGTTCTGAACCACGCCTTTATCTACTGCGTCCCATGTAACTTCACAGCTGTCAATCCATGTAATTTTGGGCGCCGAATGATATGCTAGGAAATGCTTCAGTTTTCCTTGTTCAAACTTCTGTGGCCttcaataaaatagaaataaaattaaattactctTCCATATtgtttctatacagaatgattcataaATACATCCAATAGTCTCAAAGTTACTCACTAAGAATTTAGGAATATTAAACTTGGAGTCACCTAGGGATTAATTTTAGTCCATTATTGTTTCTGATTTATGTTAACGCTTAGCGTcaatcataaataatttatccaaagtaattttatttgtagatgatacaagtgtgattatCTCAAGTAGGCCTAAACAATATGACACTATAAACATTTCTAACACAATATTAAGTACAAggatcatactgaaagtcatgagcaacccattgctATAATTCCAATTCTAACATTGTAACAAAAACGACTGCATGAtcgtaatctacagactttacactatgtattgacatagcTTCTATCACGTGAGCACAGACAATGTTTGCAAAATAGGCGACAACGATGTCTTGTTTCGATAGCGTGTTGTCAttgaattccttgttaaagaggaaaaatctgctgctgaaattcacctcagatttcagcgtgcatacggagatgtgtgcatgggcgccagcttgttaggagatgggtgaaacatttcaaagAGGGGAACATGAGCATCCAAGAtaagcctcgtagcggtcgcttTCGAACTGTGTTCGCTGAAcacaacaaggaaagagttgatgactTCTGgatgaatttcttgaacctggacagatcATTAATACTGTCTGCTGTATCCAGACACTTCTGAAGCACCGTCTTGTATTGTGCGAGAAACGATCTGGGAATAGGATCATCTGTAGCATGTTGGCTCTCATTGCTCGTGTCACCATGGAGAAAATCAGTACATTTAGGTGAGAAACCCTTTCGCGTTCTCTCTACAGTCCGACTTGGCAACCTCCggctaccatcttttcggttttGTAAAGGAACAGCTGCAAGGCCAACACTACGAGATGCTGAAGGACATCCAGAAAGCATTGCATCATTGTCTTTGGGAAGCTGGAATGGGCTTCTCCCGCAAGGaatttttcaaacttacagaacggtgggaaaaatgtgtgcaaataaatggggactatgttgaaaagtgacagaaaagtctgtaggtttgtctaaaaaataaaaattaagatttataacattgggctgctcatgactttcagtacgaccctcgtataattaaatattgatttaatgcaaataaactagcacttaaatactattaagttatttagattaaataaatagcttCTGAATTCAGAAGATGTTggaaataacatcgaaactagtaaATCAGATAAAATAAcgccataatttaaatattaacacagtgaagaatCAAGACGATTTCACTtgatgttgataaaaccagtgtaaTCAAATTTAGTACATGTAATACTGTACCAGTCAGTTTTCGTACAATATTAGATTAAATTGAATTGGTATCAAAGAATCTGTCAGCACAGAGTTTCTTGGTTTGGAATTTTATTGATTAACAACTTGGAATGTTaaaaacacataacaaaattctttCATACCCATCCTTCTAATCAAATAATGAACTGTTTATACTTGTCAATTAACTAATCTACTTTGTACCGGtattaataattacaaacaagtgttacatcatttttgtataattttctaCTTATTCCACATCTCATGCTACAATGCTGATATAAGATCTATGAAGTACAATAAATGAACTAGAAATATATCTTTTAGAGCAAATGAATACTATCGAAGTTATTTAATATAGCGAGACAGGTATCCAGCTTCAATTAGACTCATTGGGAAGTAGTGTATCATGTACAGGAGAAAGATActgatataaaattaaacaaattacagTAGATGTATAGACCTAGTATAATAAGACAAATTTCCGAAACTAAATAAGACGAAATATtaaaagatgtataaaataattaacacttcAATTTTTACATTCAAAGTAACAACTGAATGTCGAAAATAAAACTGCTAAATTTAGACAGCAAGGAAAGATTCCTATAGGTACTTTCTTAGTTCTTACTTGTCATGCCTTAGAGACtgagtgaaaagtgaaaaaatgaataaactattgaaatattgaacctggcagaaaaaaatgaaacataaaaatattcaaatacagAGCATTCGCTTACATAATGTAAATCGACCGGGCAACATGCAACTGGAATAAGACCTTGCAACACATGTTTAACTATCTCCCACACACTGGGCGTTTTATTATTACTGAGCTTACCTTGATTGTAAGAGATATTGGAAATGATGTCCTTTTGCTGCTACGTATCTTTCACTCTCTTAAGGATTTAAGAATTTTAGTGGCTTCATATGCTGTGGCTTTAGACCAGTTTCTTGCGAGCTGGAGAAATTTCTGTGAGGTGTGTACGAATTTTTCCCCtatttcattcagtttttcctcagTAAGTACACGGCATGGTCTTTTGCTACATTTGTTCAATATTGAATCcgtttctctaattttttttaacaaggtTGCATATGGTGTTGCTACATGGAATGGTAAcaataggaattttttttttcaaatcgtcTTTTTACCTTTACACAATCATTCTTTCTCAGATAAGTCTCTACCATGAAAATCCTTTGGTCTAATGTAAATTTCTGTGGCACCTTGTGAGCAAGCTAATCTAAACATTTCACTACcataatcagaagaataacacgcaatctaacataaacacaaccactcctaaatctaaacagtTGTCTAAAACAATCAAAAGAATAACACACAATCTATAtagtcaacacaaccactcctaaatctaaacatttcactaatacaatcagaagaataatacgcaatctaatgtcaacacaaccacttCTACAGATAGATGTATAACTGGACTGGTGAGTGTGCGAGAGGTGGTTTGCCATATGTTGAATGATCTTTGTGTCAGTTGACCTACCAGTACATTATGTAAGTGATTGCTCTGTAGTATGAATACATTTTAAGAACAGAAGAACAACGTCTACCAAAACAGCTGATACCAGGTTCACTGTAAATATGGAGGTCACAGGGGAGTAAGATAATTTTCTCTGATATGAAAACAGGATAAGAGACCTAATTCATATCGAAGAAGAAGACCAATTTGACtgttaaatatgaatttaaaggTGCATTATGAATCGTGACCAATGATAGATTAAAAATGTAAAGTagagttaaaaatatatttaccatGGAACAATGAAGTTTAAATCAATACGCCTCTCTGCTTCCTCTAGCAACATTCTAATGCTACCCATTATTTCTTCGCTATGGGTTTCATTTGTTAACTCCATTATTATATTGTATGGATACACTGTTAGAGAAAAAGGTAACAATATTAAATCAGCTGTAATGAGAAGGTTGGttagaaattaaagtttaaataCAGTGCATTAAACGAAATTAAACGGGCTATAGTAACTGAAACAGAGTAGACTGATTTCATTTAAATGTGATTAGATTTTAACTCAagtcaaaaattaaatttagagtACAGCAAATCTATTAGGATACCTAAAGATCATCTCACTGAACAGCTGGAAACATTTGTCCGCAGTTGTTCTTGAGTCCTAGCCAATGTTCCCAATATTTCTGTTGACGGATCAGCAGCAAGGGTCTCCCCCCACCCCTCCGCTACTGCCAATGTTTTCATCTGCGAGCTCGTGGCACTTTGCATTATATTAACAACATTCAATATTCTCCCTcctcacagtagctgctggaagtgttgtcCCCTTGcgtgatacattatttttttttaatttaggcctataaactatttatttattttttctttactttttttaaataacatatcAAACATAAAATGATACATGAAAGTACCCGAAAGAACAAAGCTCGTGTTTGGGGACAGTTCTGCTTTGATAAAATAACACGAGTATTACTGTACACAAAAGACAATAGGCTTCATTTTGCCAGATTTCGCAGGTAGCCTATGCACTATATTTAGGACAACGACAAGCTCTGGTTCTCCAATAACTTCCGAAATATTTTCAACAATCTTAGGAACAGATTCCGGAATCTCTGGAACACTAGCAGATTGTCCCTATTCGTATACTGTTgtagttcatttatttgtttccataaatgTTCGTTCTTATTGTTTAGATCTCGCACCTTACTCTGTTATTTTCAAATCATCTTTTGCCTtagttagatttttttattttagtaggttattttacgatgctttattaacagcttaggttatttagcatctgaatgagatgaagatgataatgccggtgaaatgagtccggggtccaacaccgaaagttacccagcatttgctcatattgggttgagggaaaatcccggaaaaaacctcaagcaggtaacttgccccgatcgggaatcgaacccaggccacctggtttcgcggctagacgcgctaactgttactccacaggtgtggactcttagaTAGATCTTCATAGAATGTGTCAAAACTTGTTTGACATGAACAGGACTGATTGTTGTAATTTCTGATTTTATAGAAGATTTGAACTCACCAAACATTTGTTTTAGAGTACAGATTACTTTGCTGTTCTCTCTCAGTTCATTTCCACTTTCACTTCCCAATTTACAGTTGCCAGTATTTCTTGTTCTGCCCATTGTAAAAGATTTTACTGGTATACTAGGAGCAGCACAAGAAAACACATCCACACTCAACTGAATTTACATTAGGGCCTACTTCATTTACAGAACATGTTTCATTAAACCTACTAACTAAATTTAGTATTGTTTTTCTACACGGAACTGAGCACTCAGGAAACTTACGTCTAAAATTTTCTCTTGTTCTACCACGCGACTTCTTTATCCTTATGTACGTTTTAAAAATGTCTACACGTTCACGCTCTGAATATGTAACTATTCCAAAACACAACACAAGGTAAGAAACTGAACATTTTCTGTCAAGGACTACAGAATGGCAAGCTAATTTCGGGAGATGAAAATTCACCAATTATGCAGCTTTTACATGGTTATCTGTCTCTCTTTCCCTCGTTCCGTCTCTCTTGGCACgtagataaaaaaaaagagttaatgCCTGAAGGATAACATAAATACCAGCTATAGTGATGAAACAAACTAAACATTAGGGGATTCATCAGCCATGCAGATAAGGAGAGACGAACTCATGAGAATAGTCGAATCAGCTTATTCAGTGGTTAATCATAAAATAGGGATGTCCAATTTGAAAACGTAAcaggaaaaataaattgtgtggCAGAACAAGGTAAAACTTTAAATGTAGGCTACAGTAAATTTCCTGGCCACCCAGTTCCATGTAGAAAAACAatactaaatttagtgaataggttTACCATAATGGAATAGGTTCTGTAAATGCAGTGATGTGAATTATATATCATACAAGATGGGTAACACTTTCAGTAGCTCCTGTAAGGAGGATGAGTACCGAATGTTATTAATGTAAGAGAGTGCGTAAGTTTTAATCCAGTGAAGCGCCATTAATTCACAGAAGCAACCAAAGGCAGTAGTGAGGGAGCGGGGACCTATATCTGGTCAGCCAACAAAAATACCAGGAACATTTGCTGAAATTCACTGTATTATGcaacaaattaaaatacaattaccggtatttaatttttaaggaatatttactttaaaattaacTTTAACAATAAGAGATAATCATTGttgaaattatgaataaaataatcgTTAAATCAATTATCACTTAATCTTCATtccaaaatataggcctatgctacAGTTTCAGAATTGTTACTGTTCACTTACAGCAAAATGGAGATGAAGAGTTAGTcttaaaaaacaattttattccatGTTCAGTTTTTGGATATAGCTTGTTATTGATATCCATTGGTACGCAGTCGACTGAATTGGGTCCACATGTTGTGCATTCTCCCTGAAGAAAGGTAAGACATTTGTTAGAATTCAATTTCCAGAGTAAggaggatgataatgatgacgatgatggtgatgatgatgctaATGATAAGTAAGAAAAATTTTACCAACATTTACGAAAGCTTCTTTAGAAGGGCAGCGAATACCAAGAAATTGGCAGTCTTTGAATTTCATGGCATCCACAATATACTTGATTGCTCTTCTATGGCTGCATCCTGGAAGGATCTGACCCGGAGGTAAGGAATCTGCTGTTAATTGCAAGAAATGAGGATAATATGTTGACTCTTCACAGCCAGGTTGTGAATATCCTTCATTAGGGTAGAAGTTAAAATGGCCAATGGGGTCAGATATACCTTGTCCAGTTTCtgaaatcacaaaatatttcacagaaaagaaacataaaaaatctgAAGTTGTTATAATCTTGAAAATGAAGcgtaattttatataacaatatttctgctgacaaatcattattttatgaaaactgCTCACTAGTTTGGAagaacatattttaatgctagttGACATCAAGTTCATTCACTAAATTAGGCAACATACGAAAGTTACTGAATGCTACACAAGTATTATCTTTGAGCTCCACAAAAaatcattgaaaaattttattgagAGCAGTCTTTTGTCATTCAGCTACTACaaatgtagtagtagcagtagtattagcggtactatttcagaacacatactccACTTACTGTAGAGTCAATGAGACCAATTACATATTCACTTACTGCCATAAATTAAAAATCTCTCTCTACTTACTACAGTCACAGAAGAAAGAACTGGCTGAtgagcagcaaaactcgtaatgttacttatgccagTTTTATTGTGATTATCATAGTACAGAGTTTCTGATAGGGACACTATTGACTTCCCCTTCTAGCTGTTGTGCTACGAGAGActggctttcggaatggttttCTTTACATTCTACAGTAAGTTATACTGTATGTGTATAATTGcaacgtttgttgtgttttaaTCGACATACAAAAAGTTATTTTGCCATTTATTATTTGCAATTGCGGGTACGaggaatgttgttaatgttattttcatcccTCTGTTCATCTCTCTCCATTCTACAGACATGTTATGTTTATGATTTATGACTACTGTATATTTCGTGTTTTTTCTAGAGTCCTAGACACGTTACCCTTTCCATCCCCAACAGAgtttgtctataaatagccacaaccactttgaaaatcatcattagtatttcagttcgatagctatggacgtcaaagccaaagtaattgcattGATTGAGGAAGGCAGATTTAACACAGTGCAAGCTGGAGAACGCTATGGAGTTGCAACTAACACAGCATCCAGGTAATGGACGGAGTAGCCTATTAAGAGTGAGAATACATAACTCGTAAACCTGGTAGCAGAAGACTCAAGGCACTTCATTTTACACTTCTAAAATGCTTGTGGCCGACAAGGGatttcctgcttccaacagaaTGGCTCGTAAAGGACTCAATAGTGCCAATATTGTGCCGAGAAGAGCAGCAGTGAAggaagttctgactgaagaccatcgaattgatcgtgtcGCATTTTGCCAAATGCATTACAACTATCCTTGGCAAGAGGTCATCTTTTTGGATGAGAAGGTGTTTATGAACCACAGCACAGGGCCAGTGCAAGTATATCGATCGAAACAATCCAAGAGATCTGACCCTGAATATGTGGTCCAGAGGCAATGCAATGGTTGTCCATGTTGGTGTGAGGATGGATTTCTCGTTATGATTGCAGTGCGCTATGGAGGATTCATGGGTATATGAATGGGCATTAGTACACCAAAatactgaaaatgtattgttaCCTAATGTTCGTATGTTTCagcccgaaaacaaaataaaattccaacatgGCTTGTCTTTGGTACACACATGTGTCGCTGTGCAGTggtggttcaacattcacagggatGATGTCGAAGAGGTTCCATAGGTGCCAAGAAGTTCTGACTTAAATCCCATAGAAAATGTGTGGGCAGAAGTGCAACTCAGTGTTAATGAGCAACTACAGAGTCGGCATCGTAGGAATGCAGATGAATTGTGGGATCTCGTTGCAGATGCTTGGAATGATGTTGCATCGTCAGATATATCCACAGCCTTCTTAATTCTTTAAGTAGAAGAATGGATGCAGTGATCAATGCCAATGGTTTCTGGACAGGCTATTAAGTCCAGAAGGAAATGGTTGTATATTGCTAGAGCTACATAGGAAGAAGAGCATTTTAATTTATGATAACAAGAacattcagtattaattattttactttaggaatgcatattttcctttattttcagaacaaagtaaatactgtaggtataaaaatagaataaataagttCTAGTAAACCACTAGAACCATTTATATaatcaaatgttttcctaaacaaaaaatatttctaactaacaaatctatttttgtttctcttccctcattattattaattgtttatctaaattaatttttatttattttttttatttaaatttatctgaatgttcacttatataatttgtattgaattaccttaatcaatttatatttattctactttataTGACTGTTCACTTCTATGCCATCTTAGAAATAAGTTCCTATGTATTGCATCtatttcaattttgtttactcttcgtcaTATTGGCAGTCTGTTTTGTCAAggagatattaaaataaaaataaaccataaataaacgaAGTATGTCTATAGAGTAAAGAGAGACTAAcagaggagatgataatgaaatcagtaacattTCTTATACCTGCAatggtaaaaacaatgaaataacaaatttctgtatgCCGACAAGAACACAGAGTTTCAACCTTATAGAATGTGACAGAAACAGTCCGAAAGCCTCTCCCTCCAAACCCAGCAACTTCGAGAGAAAGTAAACAGTATCCCTCTTAGACACTCTGTAATCACAACACAACCgccataagtaacattacgagtttcactgctcatcggccagtttttttttcccccgtgaCTATACATCTCTTTCTGCTCTTAACTTCATTGCTGAGACGTACATTAAAGTATGATTGTGAAAGATTTTCCTTGTGTTATTCTAATATTTGTGTTTTCATGACAGAGTTGATGTCAGAATGGTTACTTGCTGATAAATATTTAAGACATTTAGGAAGAAAATTCGTAGGTGTTGTTGtagcatattattttaaatatcccgaaattaaattattacttacCACCTATTGTTTCGACAGTATCAGTATGAATAACTTCTACGATGTTTGCATCGCTAGCATCCAATCTTGCACATGGTGGCATACCCTTATAATATGGGCCGTTTGGATCCAATGCTGCTAGTATgccaagaaaaataatttaaaaatttatattagaATGTAAAAGATATAATATTGTGTCTTATATCTTATACTCTGTTCACTattcctttttattatttttgtcttaTATTTAAATCTCTTGGTAAGTCTTACAAGAATCACTTGAATAGAAtgcaaatattattaaatatccgtacTGGTAATACAATCGATCAAGTTTGAGAAATGTTCCTGAAGATCcgcaaatatgaaattattttcactCTGGATCCATGAACATAATACAGGGAGTACTGTAGCATTCCACTAGCAGTAGCTATTCAAATATTGCAATGATCAAGAAATGTTTGACTTTTCTTTTTTGTATGGTTAGAAacgatttttatttaattaatacgaATAATTTCGTTTGGTTTCTTCGAGTcatcttaatttttaaatataaaaaatagacatcaaaatttgaaaaacattttgttaCATTGGTTGCTTGTTCACCAATTACATAAAATGAAGTACCGGTAGAAACAGAGTTtcagatatattaaaaaatatcttaattgtcattattgcatACCTGTGATCTTCCCAATGCCAGGTATACAACCTCCAACATAGCCAGCAATATGTGCACCCATTCCATGTCCTATTAGATGTATGTCATTTACATCAACTGAATAATTTCGCTGAAATAAATACAATGACAAgagattaatatatttaatgcAAATTGAGTGGATTTTCTCACCAAAGAAATGAGTTTCAATCCAAACAATGTCGACGagtcagttcaaaagggaaacaaatcaaaatttaaagtttaaggaACCTGCACTTTAAaccttcatgttgctgtgaaaaatcgaaGGATCActgaaattacttcaaattctgttaatgatattCATGTACCGGTAtactataaatttcaaattagagTGCGTTAGTTAGAAAAAATCTTGTGAACTATAAATATGTAACTAGTTAAACTGTTTATTGCTTGAAATACCAGTACTTATTTATAACTCACTTGTAGAATTTTAATGACACGCACTATTTCTAATGCCACTACTCGGGCATTAGAAGCGGCCTGTGGGTAAGGAGGTCTAGCTCCAGCCTCCCAATCTACTGCAAAAATATTCCAGTCACCATCGATCAACAATCTTGTTACCATTTGCTGGagtaaggaaagaaatgaaatttaatattacttatattttgattgtcttattttattattttatttattgcaattattTTTGCTAATATATGACAAGAACATACAATAGTTAATAGTTTACATTTCAGTCATTAAGCAATTACAAAAATTGCAATGAATAGACACtgtcctatatataggcctacaataaataaaacatatacattatattataaaaaaaatagattaaaactttactattttgaatttaaaatattaatttatgttataaaatgGATGAGCAATTAGGTAATTATGCAACTTACacttaaaaataatcatatttaatcTTTTTGCACTATAGTCGacgttattaaataattttaattcaattacaTTAGAAGTATTTTGAGATTTGCTTAACCTAAAATATGATAGGCTTAATTGTATCAAGCAATGATTGACTTCTGGTGttatatgtatgaattttatttctaACCATATGGTTACTGTCATGATTCATTATATttaataggcactaaaaatatacATAGATTAATTACTACTCTTAGAatcttatatttaataaaaattggtTTTCAATGTGCTTTAAAAGGTGATTTGGATATTACCAGTACCTATtattctaatagcttttttttttgtaacaacaaaacatcattaatattGCTACTGTTACCCCATAATAAGCACATAGGACATAGGTAATAAACAGGTACAGCACGTTTTAGATTCTTAAGCGAATACAGTATATAACTCTAAACAATATAATGCACACATCAATTATACAgtgatactgttttgtttagcCACGCAGTTTTCATTTCCCCATCGCCAACCGCTAAGAGCTTATCTGTGGCCAAGCAGCCACCTGGTACTGAAACATTTATTATAGGAATTTGTACTTACCCAGCTCAAAGTAGGTGTTGAAAATGTTCCACACCAACTGCTACACACTGTTGACAccttcttatgaaattgttaattaccGGTACCTTAagaagttctgcttcactgattgaTTCCATTTCAGCTCTTATATAGTCTTTAAGCTCATTTATTGTATGCGGGTTTTTCGCATAAACCTTATTTTTAAGTGTCCCCTATAGATAGAAATCGCATAGTGTTAAATCTGGACTTCGTGGGCCCATAAATTTTTACTGATAATTCTCCCTCCGAAAATTCGACGCAATTCTCTCATGGATTCTTCGGCAGTATGAGCAGTGGCGGAGTCTTGTTGGAAATATACTGAGGAACGTTCTCCATAAGTCAGTTCACCTACAATAGGTCAAGGATCTCATTCACGTAACGCTCACTGGTAATTGTGCCCTGAGTGAAAATAGGCCCAATAATTCTGTATCTGTTCATTGCATACCACACGCCTATTTTTTCACCATACAAATGTGTTTCGAGTACAAGATTGGGTTTCTACTTACTAAGACCGATGATTTTGTGAGGATACGTCtccatttaaatgaaaataggctTCATCAGAATAGCTATATACTTGTAAAAGCTGAAATCGAGtcaatcagtgaagcagaacttcttaaagtaattaacaatttcataagaagATGTCAGCAGTGTGTAGCAGTTAGTTGAGGACGTTTTCAATATCTACTTTGAGCTGGGTAAGTACAAATTCTTATACTAAATGTTTCAGTGCCAGCAGACTGGGTGAGCGCTTGCCTGCAGATAAGCTTCTAGTGGCTGGTGATGGGAAAATGAAAACTGTGAGgctaaacaaaacagtgtcactgtATGTGGGGTCAAGGTCAATTTTTTATTCATCTTTATACCTAACACTG
This sequence is a window from Periplaneta americana isolate PAMFEO1 chromosome 2, P.americana_PAMFEO1_priV1, whole genome shotgun sequence. Protein-coding genes within it:
- the LOC138694641 gene encoding pancreatic lipase-related protein 2-like isoform X1, translating into MYAGNRTSKEEIPEGVVIPSNIKLIEQFGFSCEHNTKFIIHDFTSSGYAGWIKQMVTRLLIDGDWNIFAVDWEAGARPPYPQAASNARVVALEIVRVIKILQRNYSVDVNDIHLIGHGMGAHIAGYVGGCIPGIGKITAALDPNGPYYKGMPPCARLDASDANIVEVIHTDTVETIGETGQGISDPIGHFNFYPNEGYSQPGCEESTYYPHFLQLTADSLPPGQILPGCSHRRAIKYIVDAMKFKDCQFLGIRCPSKEAFVNGECTTCGPNSVDCVPMDINNKLYPKTEHGIKLFFKTNSSSPFCLYPYNIIMELTNETHSEEIMGSIRMLLEEAERRIDLNFIVPWPQKFEQGKLKHFLAYHSAPKITWIDSCEVTWDAVDKGVVQNVIPNINVSSIYVTSLGDYPITNDTFRFCSCDGRPFVQVRSGQPQVFVNCGPQSMTDLSLHSMPTENTTSS
- the LOC138694641 gene encoding pancreatic lipase-related protein 2-like isoform X2, with translation MYAGNRTSKEEIPEGVVIPSNIKLIEQFGFSCEHNTKFIIHDFTSSGYAGWIKQMVTRLLIDGDWNIFAVDWEAGARPPYPQAASNARVVALEIVRVIKILQRNYSVDVNDIHLIGHGMGAHIAGYVGGCIPGIGKITALDPNGPYYKGMPPCARLDASDANIVEVIHTDTVETIGETGQGISDPIGHFNFYPNEGYSQPGCEESTYYPHFLQLTADSLPPGQILPGCSHRRAIKYIVDAMKFKDCQFLGIRCPSKEAFVNGECTTCGPNSVDCVPMDINNKLYPKTEHGIKLFFKTNSSSPFCLYPYNIIMELTNETHSEEIMGSIRMLLEEAERRIDLNFIVPWPQKFEQGKLKHFLAYHSAPKITWIDSCEVTWDAVDKGVVQNVIPNINVSSIYVTSLGDYPITNDTFRFCSCDGRPFVQVRSGQPQVFVNCGPQSMTDLSLHSMPTENTTSS
- the LOC138694641 gene encoding pancreatic lipase-related protein 2-like isoform X4, giving the protein MLEIEQEEIPEGVVIPSNIKLIEQFGFSCEHNTKFIIHDFTSSGYAGWIKQMVTRLLIDGDWNIFAVDWEAGARPPYPQAASNARVVALEIVRVIKILQRNYSVDVNDIHLIGHGMGAHIAGYVGGCIPGIGKITALDPNGPYYKGMPPCARLDASDANIVEVIHTDTVETIGETGQGISDPIGHFNFYPNEGYSQPGCEESTYYPHFLQLTADSLPPGQILPGCSHRRAIKYIVDAMKFKDCQFLGIRCPSKEAFVNGECTTCGPNSVDCVPMDINNKLYPKTEHGIKLFFKTNSSSPFCLYPYNIIMELTNETHSEEIMGSIRMLLEEAERRIDLNFIVPWPQKFEQGKLKHFLAYHSAPKITWIDSCEVTWDAVDKGVVQNVIPNINVSSIYVTSLGDYPITNDTFRFCSCDGRPFVQVRSGQPQVFVNCGPQSMTDLSLHSMPTENTTSS
- the LOC138694641 gene encoding hepatic triacylglycerol lipase-like isoform X6, whose protein sequence is MYAGNRTSKEEIPEGVVIPSNIKLIEQFGFSCEHNTKFIIHDFTSSGYAGWIKRNYSVDVNDIHLIGHGMGAHIAGYVGGCIPGIGKITALDPNGPYYKGMPPCARLDASDANIVEVIHTDTVETIGETGQGISDPIGHFNFYPNEGYSQPGCEESTYYPHFLQLTADSLPPGQILPGCSHRRAIKYIVDAMKFKDCQFLGIRCPSKEAFVNGECTTCGPNSVDCVPMDINNKLYPKTEHGIKLFFKTNSSSPFCLYPYNIIMELTNETHSEEIMGSIRMLLEEAERRIDLNFIVPWPQKFEQGKLKHFLAYHSAPKITWIDSCEVTWDAVDKGVVQNVIPNINVSSIYVTSLGDYPITNDTFRFCSCDGRPFVQVRSGQPQVFVNCGPQSMTDLSLHSMPTENTTSS
- the LOC138694641 gene encoding hepatic triacylglycerol lipase-like isoform X5, with amino-acid sequence MYAGNRTSKEEIPEGVVIPSNIKLIEQFGFSCEHNTKFIIHDFTSSGYAGWIKRNYSVDVNDIHLIGHGMGAHIAGYVGGCIPGIGKITAALDPNGPYYKGMPPCARLDASDANIVEVIHTDTVETIGETGQGISDPIGHFNFYPNEGYSQPGCEESTYYPHFLQLTADSLPPGQILPGCSHRRAIKYIVDAMKFKDCQFLGIRCPSKEAFVNGECTTCGPNSVDCVPMDINNKLYPKTEHGIKLFFKTNSSSPFCLYPYNIIMELTNETHSEEIMGSIRMLLEEAERRIDLNFIVPWPQKFEQGKLKHFLAYHSAPKITWIDSCEVTWDAVDKGVVQNVIPNINVSSIYVTSLGDYPITNDTFRFCSCDGRPFVQVRSGQPQVFVNCGPQSMTDLSLHSMPTENTTSS